A part of Vulcanisaeta moutnovskia 768-28 genomic DNA contains:
- a CDS encoding rhomboid family intramembrane serine protease: protein MYRFRNTLIVFLISTAFTIPIFIAMDINQTAYEAIVALLGSTWPPITPWGFVTAIFAHPTVEDYVFDMLTLWMIGPYFETMFGTRNFWLTFMLSGIASALSPILYYTMGTPVLVGGSSGALFGIIGFIIATPHRGVILANPINIIAIIFLLSPLAFAFGIAYLGHLLGFIVGIIIGYLDIKRRKMQYFTF from the coding sequence ATGTATAGGTTTAGAAATACATTAATAGTGTTTTTAATATCCACGGCATTCACAATACCCATATTCATAGCCATGGACATAAACCAAACCGCCTATGAAGCAATAGTTGCATTATTGGGCAGCACATGGCCTCCAATAACGCCCTGGGGCTTTGTAACCGCAATTTTCGCTCACCCTACGGTTGAGGATTACGTATTCGACATGCTAACCCTATGGATGATAGGTCCATACTTCGAAACCATGTTTGGAACGAGAAACTTCTGGCTCACCTTCATGCTTAGCGGTATAGCTTCCGCGCTCTCGCCAATACTCTACTACACAATGGGAACTCCAGTCCTCGTTGGCGGCTCATCGGGCGCGTTATTCGGGATAATCGGCTTCATAATAGCTACGCCGCACAGGGGCGTAATACTGGCGAATCCAATAAACATAATAGCAATAATATTCCTACTATCACCACTGGCCTTCGCCTTCGGCATAGCCTACCTAGGTCACCTACTCGGCTTTATTGTGGGAATCATAATTGGATATCTGGATATAAAAAGACGAAAAATGCAGTACTTTACTTTTTAA